The nucleotide sequence CTACGCTAGCCGGCACGATCGCCCAGTTGGATCGCACTGTAGGTTGCCCTCAATAAGAAGTAGGGGTGTTGGGGGTGAAGGAGAAGGGAGAACACAACTCGCTCCTCCCTCACTCCCGACTCCCATCTATCAACCTCCGCAATTCACGCCGTGCCCGGTTCAACCTCGATCCAACAGTACCTTCGGGGATGTCTAGCGTCTGGGCGATCTCTTGGTATGACAGACCGCTCTCTTCTTTGAGCGTGAAGATCGCCCGTAGTTCCGGATCGAGTTGATCGAGTGCCTGGCGTACCATCGCGACTCGTTCGTCTTGCTCAATGTGGTCGGTTTGGTCAGCGGTCGGCTCGACCACCAGTTCTTCGGTCCGCCGATGTTTCTCGCGGCGCAGATGTTGCAATGCCTCGTTGGTGGCCAGTCGATACAGCCACGTTTCAAACTTCGACTCGCCACTGAATTGATCGAGCTTCGTAAACGCTCGGACGAAAGTTTGCTGCGTTAAGTCATCGGCGTCCTGCTGACCGACCATCCGAACCATCAAGCGAAACACACGATCCGACGTCGCCTGGTAGATCGAGCGCAACGCAGAACGATCTCCAGATATCGCAGCGGCGATTGTCTCGGAGGCGATCGTTTCGGTCGATTTGCGTTCATCGGGCTGGCCCATTGAAGAAGTTATACCAATACCCACCG is from Crateriforma conspicua and encodes:
- a CDS encoding RNA polymerase sigma factor, whose amino-acid sequence is MVPPVGIGITSSMGQPDERKSTETIASETIAAAISGDRSALRSIYQATSDRVFRLMVRMVGQQDADDLTQQTFVRAFTKLDQFSGESKFETWLYRLATNEALQHLRREKHRRTEELVVEPTADQTDHIEQDERVAMVRQALDQLDPELRAIFTLKEESGLSYQEIAQTLDIPEGTVGSRLNRARRELRRLIDGSRE